A window of the Acidobacteriota bacterium genome harbors these coding sequences:
- a CDS encoding DUF3500 domain-containing protein, with protein MQRPAFKRTVLIAAYLAVAAFVAWFGYQSHAKLRTTAQMADAANKFLAALSPEQKAKAVIGFDDANRMDWTYVPRERKGLPLKEMNEAQQKLAHAFLQTGLSAYGYQKVTGIMSLEPVLRELEGPNRRFPRDEMLYFVSIYGTPGAKDKWGWRFEGHHVSLNFTIIKGELLADAPLGLGDNPAEVRQGPRTGFRALPNEEDKGRELIQLLDEKQRAIAIYDKTAPGDIFTLGKTKADPLDPKGIAYSQLNAQQKDKLMKLIDEYLARVPDDVAKLRRDNLKKAGLDTIYFGWAGSINKNEGHYYRIQSKTFMIEYDDTQNNNNHIHTVWRDFNGDFGKDLLAEHYQSTPHKAGE; from the coding sequence ATGCAACGCCCTGCTTTCAAACGCACTGTTTTAATTGCTGCCTACCTGGCCGTCGCCGCTTTTGTCGCCTGGTTCGGCTATCAAAGCCACGCCAAATTACGCACGACCGCCCAAATGGCTGACGCCGCCAACAAGTTCCTGGCTGCGCTTTCGCCCGAACAGAAAGCCAAAGCCGTCATCGGCTTTGACGATGCCAACCGCATGGATTGGACGTATGTGCCGCGCGAACGCAAGGGGCTGCCGCTCAAAGAAATGAATGAGGCGCAACAAAAACTCGCGCACGCTTTTTTGCAAACCGGGCTGAGCGCGTATGGCTACCAGAAAGTCACCGGCATCATGAGCCTCGAACCGGTGCTGCGCGAACTGGAAGGCCCGAACCGCCGCTTCCCGCGCGATGAGATGCTGTATTTCGTCTCGATTTACGGCACGCCCGGCGCCAAAGACAAATGGGGCTGGCGCTTCGAGGGCCATCACGTCTCGCTCAATTTCACCATCATCAAAGGCGAATTGCTGGCCGATGCGCCGCTCGGACTCGGCGACAACCCGGCGGAAGTCCGCCAAGGCCCGCGCACGGGTTTCCGCGCACTGCCCAACGAAGAGGACAAAGGCCGCGAACTGATTCAACTGCTGGATGAAAAACAGCGCGCCATCGCGATTTATGACAAGACCGCGCCCGGCGACATCTTCACTCTCGGCAAGACCAAAGCCGATCCCCTCGATCCCAAAGGCATTGCCTATAGCCAACTCAACGCGCAACAAAAAGACAAGTTGATGAAGCTGATTGACGAATATCTCGCCCGCGTGCCGGACGATGTCGCCAAGCTGCGCCGCGACAATTTGAAGAAGGCCGGGCTGGATACGATTTACTTTGGCTGGGCCGGCAGCATCAACAAAAACGAAGGGCACTATTACCGCATCCAGAGCAAGACGTTTATGATCGAATACGACGATACCCAGAACAACAACAATCACATTCATACGGTCTGGCGCGATTTCAACGGCGATTTCGGCAAGGATTTGCTGGCGGAGCATTACCAAAGCACGCCGCATAAAGCAGGCGAATAA
- a CDS encoding DUF1080 domain-containing protein → MAALRFMLCASVLMAACLIVLAQDNPFLGKWDITGVGPHSSFVYWLEVKLEDGKLTGYFLNRTGSVLKVADIKLENDELVFTPAGSRPGAPPLPSHHAHLNEDKDKLLGMVTVGGEDIAWLGVPAPKWGEANANKKLKLGTPVALFDGKHLANWEGQHKDKEMGWNIVDGAMTNEPQANNLVSRHRFQDFKIHCEYKVEKNSNSGIYLRGRYELQVLDDFGKPPESHSHMALYSRVAPKVNASKPVGEWQIMEATIVGNRLTVILNGQKVQDNIVIDGITGGALDSNETEPGPIMIQGDHEKITYRRVIVTPILN, encoded by the coding sequence ATGGCAGCGCTGCGTTTTATGCTGTGCGCTTCGGTGCTGATGGCCGCGTGCCTCATTGTGTTGGCGCAAGACAATCCGTTTTTGGGCAAATGGGACATCACAGGCGTCGGGCCGCACAGTAGTTTTGTTTACTGGCTGGAGGTCAAACTGGAAGACGGCAAACTGACCGGCTACTTCCTCAATCGCACCGGCAGTGTGCTGAAAGTGGCTGACATCAAGCTGGAAAATGATGAACTCGTGTTCACCCCCGCAGGTTCCAGACCCGGTGCGCCGCCGCTGCCGAGCCATCACGCCCATTTGAATGAAGACAAGGACAAGCTTTTAGGCATGGTTACAGTGGGCGGGGAAGACATCGCCTGGCTGGGTGTGCCCGCGCCTAAGTGGGGCGAAGCCAATGCGAACAAAAAACTCAAACTTGGCACGCCCGTGGCGCTTTTCGACGGTAAGCATTTAGCCAATTGGGAAGGTCAGCATAAAGACAAAGAGATGGGTTGGAACATCGTTGACGGGGCCATGACCAACGAACCGCAGGCCAACAATCTGGTCTCGCGCCATCGTTTCCAGGACTTCAAGATTCATTGCGAATACAAAGTTGAAAAGAACAGCAACAGCGGCATCTATTTGCGTGGGCGTTACGAATTGCAAGTGCTCGACGATTTCGGCAAGCCGCCGGAAAGCCATAGTCACATGGCGTTGTATAGCCGCGTCGCGCCCAAAGTGAATGCCAGCAAACCCGTGGGCGAGTGGCAAATTATGGAGGCCACCATCGTCGGCAATCGCCTGACCGTCATCCTGAACGGCCAGAAAGTGCAGGACAATATCGTGATTGATGGCATCACGGGCGGCGCGCTCGATAGTAATGAAACCGAGCCGGGGCCAATCATGATTCAGGGCGATCACGAGAAAATTACGTATCGGCGTGTGATCGTGACGCCGATTTTGAACTGA